From the Chitinolyticbacter meiyuanensis genome, one window contains:
- a CDS encoding VOC family protein, protein MNLLNPYITFNGNCAEAMQFYQSTLGGKLQLMTVANSPVAEHLPQAAGHLIMHAHLELPNGNHLMASDWIEGCGGPYDGIKGISLAVTYATVEEATSRFNALADGGKITMQLEPTFWVEQFGAVVDKYGISWLVNGGKMKA, encoded by the coding sequence ATGAACCTGCTGAACCCCTACATCACCTTCAACGGCAACTGTGCTGAGGCCATGCAGTTCTACCAAAGCACGCTCGGCGGCAAGCTGCAGCTGATGACAGTGGCCAATTCGCCGGTGGCGGAACACCTGCCCCAAGCGGCCGGACACCTGATCATGCACGCCCACCTTGAGCTACCCAACGGCAACCATCTGATGGCATCGGACTGGATCGAAGGCTGCGGCGGGCCGTATGACGGGATCAAGGGCATCTCCCTAGCGGTGACTTACGCCACAGTGGAAGAAGCCACCAGCCGCTTCAACGCGCTGGCCGATGGCGGCAAGATCACGATGCAGCTAGAACCGACTTTCTGGGTCGAACAGTTTGGTGCCGTAGTCGATAAATACGGCATCAGCTGGTTGGTAAACGGCGGAAAAATGAAGGCCTGA